From Electrophorus electricus isolate fEleEle1 chromosome 8, fEleEle1.pri, whole genome shotgun sequence, the proteins below share one genomic window:
- the trib1 gene encoding tribbles homolog 1 isoform X2, with translation MGQYQEKIRAYSMLLKHRNIAQIRDIVLGEHMAYVFQERDYGDMHTFVKRCKHVPEHQAAKLFYQAASAVAHCHQAGIVLGDLKLRKFVFSDEKRTHVKLEGLEDCRILPGEDDSVTDTHGCPAYVSPEILSGGGSYSGKQADAWSLGVMLYTMLVGRYPFHDSDPVALFSKIRRGTYCLPEGLSLRARCLLRSLLRREPAERLSATDILIHPWFHASIQDADGPEQEVGLTEQMVPQVEVEVDEQLFC, from the exons ATGGGGCAATACCAAGAGAAGATCAGGGCTTACAGTATGCTACTGAAGCACAGGAACATTGCCCAAATCAGAGACATTGTCCTTGGGGAGCACATGGCCTATGTGTTCCAGGAGAGGGACTATGGTGACATGCACACCTTTGTGAAGCGCTGCAAGCATGTGCCTGAGCACCAGGCTGCCAAGCTTTTCTACCAGGCAGCTTCAGCTGTCGCCCACTGCCACCAGGCTGGCATCGTGCTGGGAGACCTCAAACTTCGCAAGTTTGTTTTCTCAGATGAGAAGAG GACCCATGTGAAACTGGAGGGTCTGGAGGACTGTCGGATTTTGCCAGGAGAGGACGACTCTGTGACAGACACTCACGGCTGCCCTGCCTATGTCAGCCCGGAGATTCTGAGCGGCGGAGGCAGCTACTCGGGGAAGCAGGCAGATGCCTGGAGCCTTGGGGTGATGCTCTATACCATGCTCGTGGGGCGCTACCCCTTCCACGACTCAGACCCTGTTGCCCTCTTCTCGAAGATCCGGCGGGGCACGTACTGCCTGCCCGAGGGGCTGTCCCTGCGGGCTCGCTGTCTGCTGCGCAGCCTCCTCCGGAGGGAGCCTGCTGAGAGGCTCAGTGCAACTGATATCCTCATCCACCCCTGGTTTCATGCTAGCATACAGGATGCTGATGGCCCAGAGCAGGAAGTGGGCTTAACTGAGCAGATGGTGCCTCAGGTCGAAGTAGAGGTGGATGAGCAGCTATTCTGCTGA